The Puntigrus tetrazona isolate hp1 chromosome 9, ASM1883169v1, whole genome shotgun sequence genome includes the window AATTAACGTCAGACAGAAAATGTCCCACCACCTGACAGATATCACCGAAATTGGTTTCCTGTCACATCTGTGAAAAGCACTAGATTCTCcgtacaacaaaaaaatgagcTGATACAtgtcagtcatttttaaagctttcgTTTTGCTGACATGGAAGGAAGGCAGGGTTTTGGAGGGAGCCGTTTTGCTAAGCTTGGCTGTTTCGGTAAGCTTAGGCTAGGGTAGCTCTCCGGCAAAACAGCTAGCATTGCTTATAGCATCTTTATATGgttaaatgttatgtaaaaaaaaatctcacaagATTGTGTATTTGTTGCTATTACCATTGTGACGGAGGAGTACACTTTAGCAtacttttaatgttaaatgtttatattattactaaatgcaATTGGCTAAAATTGAGTGCATGTTGACACACCCAAATAAGAATTACATGCATAGACTTATTTCTATTGACTGTGAAATACTCCTTTCTATTGAAAAAATGCacttgtaattacacatttggcATAACttagcatgtaaaaaaaacactttttaaaataaatgtacctctataaaacattatttttaaaatattattaaaaacctaAGGATTTAACATGTAAAACCTTTAATctgacacacttttttttttttttttttcaacactattaatatttttggaatAAGCTAACTTTTAGGCATTTAATTGTCTCTTAAGTGTTGTATTCTCCGATCGGCAGGGAAGTTGGAGTGATGTGGTAGGGAGACGTCATTCACTACTGACGTGCCTTTTGCTCAGTGCCTTTGGATATGGCCTGCTGGGTCTGTCCACCAGTATTGCACTCTTCGTGCTGGCCAGGATACCAGTGGGTAAGTAGTGGCGTACTTTGGTTCTTGTAGCAAATGAGTGCATGCAGCATTAATGAAATGATTCTCTTCCCTCTTTTAAAGGGCTCTTTAAACACTCCCTGTCTATCTGCCGAGCGCTCCTGTCAGATCTTGTGTCGGAGAAAGACCGGCCTCTAGTGATGGGCCACTTTAATGCAGCCTCAAGCGTGGGATTCATCCTGGGACCCGTGGTGGGTGGATATCTCACTGAACATGAGGGCGGTTTTTACATGTCCTCATTCGTCTGTGCCGCCATTTTCATTCTGAATGCAGGTGAGCAAGATTGATAGTAGTTACGTGCATCAAAAGAGAAGGAGCTTTTTCCTACAGACAGGTATAGATATACCTGATGTTTTGATACCTGACTCAATAAAGGGATAGCTTATTGTTTACTTATTGAGTAAATCCAAAACCACATGCCTTTCTTTCACTGGAtccaaaaggaaaaaagacTGTTTGCCATGCACTAAATGATGTGGACTATTTGTCTACCTAATATTATATACTCTGCAAgtactgtatgtttaaaaatacagttcacaTTCAGTACAATTAAGTGCACTATTTTTACACAACCGATCCCTCATCCATTGCCAACTTATCCAAATGTCATCTTCTCAGGTTTGGTCTGGCTGTTACCTTGGAGTGAGACGCTAAATCACCGTATCGATGCAAACGCTAACAGTAAAACCAAACCCAGCAAATCCTACGATGAGTTGAAGAACTCAGTCCAGCAGAACTGCTCTGACAAAAACCACCATGCTAATGCATCAGCAGTCCACAGTCAAACGAACGGAGGCTGGGGCTGGAGGGACATGTCGGTCGTCTGGAGACAGCTGACCTCGGTGTGGATACGGATCCGCATGGTGGCGTCCTCCGATATGTGGGACGTGTTCCTGGTGCGTCTTCTGATGGCCGTCTCCATAATGCTGTACTACAGTAACTTCTCCTTAGCCATGGAGGAGCGTTTTCAACTCAAACCCAAGGTGACCGGTTATTTGATCAGCTACAGCAGTATGTTGGGGGCCCTTGCTGGCTGTTTGGTGGGACCCGTCACACACCTCTACGGCAACAACATGTCTGCTTTGTTGTTACACTCCACCGCCCTCACTTGCACGCTGATCTTCCTGTATGCCACGGCGCCGAACGTCTGGCAGGTCCTGCTCACTTCCACGTTCTTTGCCATCTCTACCACTATCGGACGCACTTGCATCACAGACTTAGAGCTGCAGCGTCGGGGAGCCCAAGCTAGCGGGACGTTAATCGGAGCGGGACAGTCGGTCACCGCTGTGGGACGGGTCCTAGCTCCACTGCTGTCTGGTCTGGCTCAAGAAGTCAGCCCCTGTGGACCTCCTAGTTTGGGCGTTGTGCTGGGACTGCTAGCTGTGGGGGTGCTATTCATGAGGACTCCTAAATGGGACAGTAAGACAAAGGTTAAAGACAAGAGTCCCAAACAATGAGGTGAAAACCACTCGGAGTGACAAAAGACGAAAGATTGTGGTGgcagctgtctttttttttttttcctctcaggtGATGTGGTGAATTTTTGGGAGAATGTGGGGGTTTGGATCTTTATAACGGCTACTAAATGTGAGACGCCCATCTGTAAAATGAAAGAGAGCAACCGCCTGTGCAAATGCAGACTTTACGGAGTCTGATGCAAAGTCTAGTGAGATGAATGTTCATATCAGAACATTTTGCTGTTACAGTGGCAGAACTATCACCAGAAGTGGGACATTCATTGTTGAGatacttttatttgttgtattaaaGTGTTCTGTATGTTGATTTTATGTTTACTGGCCAAATTCCGACTATATAAGTCACATAAACAAGAAAGGTAAGGCTGATGTGCTTCCAAGAAAACTGTTTAACATTTTGGGCAGGAGGAATGTAACTATGCGATTGAGTTTTTACCTCACTGTGGCATTGATATTTCTTTAACCACTATTTATCATTGGTGCACTTCATAATACTGACTTCACACAGTTGCCCCAAATGCTAGCaataatgtttttgataaaactgtaaaaaaaagcaaaaaaacaaacactactGTTCGAAATCaagtttggagtcagtaagattttatttatttattttttaaaaaagtatatttattattatattgattagaagtgacagtaaagacattgttacaaaaatgtatttcaaattaatgcaatttttttttccaccaataggctgcacaactgttttcaacaatgataataatgtttatttaacagccaatcagcatattaaaattatatacgAAATTTAATTacttgatttttaaatagtttttattttaaattgttatttaaattgtagtaatatttcattcaacattactgtttttaatgtattttgatcaactaaatgcagtcttggtgt containing:
- the mfsd9 gene encoding major facilitator superfamily domain-containing protein 9, with product MNNSKCAIDHKRRRPTRIIRCIYVVGFMDLFGVSMIIPLLSHHVKSLGASPTVAGIVGSTYGVLQLFSSTVVGSWSDVVGRRHSLLTCLLLSAFGYGLLGLSTSIALFVLARIPVGLFKHSLSICRALLSDLVSEKDRPLVMGHFNAASSVGFILGPVVGGYLTEHEGGFYMSSFVCAAIFILNAGLVWLLPWSETLNHRIDANANSKTKPSKSYDELKNSVQQNCSDKNHHANASAVHSQTNGGWGWRDMSVVWRQLTSVWIRIRMVASSDMWDVFLVRLLMAVSIMLYYSNFSLAMEERFQLKPKVTGYLISYSSMLGALAGCLVGPVTHLYGNNMSALLLHSTALTCTLIFLYATAPNVWQVLLTSTFFAISTTIGRTCITDLELQRRGAQASGTLIGAGQSVTAVGRVLAPLLSGLAQEVSPCGPPSLGVVLGLLAVGVLFMRTPKWDSKTKVKDKSPKQ